Part of the Leifsonia soli genome is shown below.
AGCCAGTAACGGATCGCCATGCTCCCGTTGTAGCGCACACCACCGTCAGCCGTGTCGAAACCGGCGCATCCCGTTCGACGCAGGGATGACTCCACACGCGTTCGACGAGAGGATGGGACCATGCGTTACGTGCTGATGGCGCAGGCCGAGGAGGGCGACGGCGCCGAGCCGGCCGTCCGGGACCGCGCCGCGCTCGACCGGTACGAGCAGGAGCTCGTGCGCGCCGGTGTGCTGCTCGCGGCCGAAGCGTTGGAGCCCGTCGGGACCGGCGTGCGCATCCGCTTCGACGGCGAGAGCCCCACGCCGGACCGCTCTCCTGACGCGGGCACCCGGGTGACCGCCCTGTGGACGCTGCAGACGGCCGGCGAGGACGAGGCGCTGGAGTGGGCCCGCCGGCTGCCGCTGACGAGCGGGAGCGTGGAGGTGCGCCGCGTGGCGGGCGACGCGGGGCGATGACCGACGGCGAGCGGCGCGACGAGACCCGTCGCACGGTCGAGTCGGTGTGGCGCATAGAATCCGGGCGCCTCATCGCGGGGCTCGCCCGCTCCACCGGCGACGTCGGCCTGGCCGAGGAGCTGGCTCAGGATGCGCTCGTCGCCGCCCTCGAGCAGTGGCCGGTCAGCGGCATCCCGCGCAATCCCGGCGCCTGGCTGACCACCGTCGCGAAGCGCCGCGCGGTCGACGGATGGCGCAGGCGGGAGCGCCTCGACGACCGCTACGCCGCCATCGCCCACGACCTCGAGCAGGAGCTCGGATCGGACGACCCGGCACGCGTCGCGCAGGAGCCGATCGGGGACGACCTGCTCCGCCTCGTCTTCGTCGCATGCCATCCCGTCCTCCCGCAGGCGGCCCGCGTCGCCCTCACCTTGAAGCTGCTCGGCGGCCTCTCGACGGAGGAGATCGCCCGGGCGTTCCTCGTCCCGCCCGCGACCATGGCGCAGCGCATCGTCCGGGCCAAGCGCACCCTCAGCGCGGCCGGCGTGCCGTTCGAGGTGCCGGAACGCGCGGAGTTCCCCGAGCGGCTCGCCTCGGTGCTGGAGGTCGTCTACCTGATCTTCAACGAGGGGTATTCGGCCACAGCGGGCGACGACTGGATGCGACCCGACCTCTGCCGGGAGGCGCTGCGGCTCGGTCGCGTGCTCGCCGAGCTGACGCCGCGCGAACCTGAGGTGCACGGACTGGTCGCGCTGATGGAGTTCCAGGCATCCCGGCTCGGAGCCCGGACCGCGGACGACGGCACCCCCATCCTGCTGCAGGATCAGGACAGGGCCCGCTGGGACCGCCTTCTCATCGGCCGCGGCGTCGCCGCCCTGGAGCGTTCCGACGCCCTGCGGCTCAGCAGGCGGCCGCCGGTCAGCCGCGGGCCGTACGCGCTGCAGGCGGCCATCGCGGCCTGCCACGCGACCGCCCCGACCCCGGACGCGACGGACTGGGAGGAGATCGTCGCGCTCTACGGCGCCCTCGGCGAGCTGCGGCCGTCCGCCGTCGTCGAGCTCAACCGCGCGGTCGCCCTGTCGATGGCCTACGGACCGGAAGCCGGGCTCGAAGTCGTCGACCGGCTGGCGATCGATGGCACCCTCGCTTCGTACCATCTGCTGCCGTCGGTGCGCGCAGACCTGCTGCTGCGGCTGGGCCGCCGGGACGAGGCGCGGCAGGAGTTCCAGCGCGCCGCCGCCATGACCGGCAACGCCCGCGAACGGGAGCTGCTGCTGGCGCGCGCCGACGAAGCCTGAGGAACCGCCCATCCCTCGGCCCGCTGCGGCCGGGTTGGGGAGACACTGGGATCATGCGCGTGCTCCTCAAGCTGACGCTCGACTGCGATCCGGATGCCGCCTGGCGTGCCCTGCAGAGCCCGACGGCGTTCCGCGAGGTCGCCCTGCCCTGGCTCGACTTCCGGTCGGATGAGCCGGGCGGGTTCCCGACGCGGTGGGGCTCGGAGCACCGCGTGCGGGTGAAGGCGCTCGGTGCGTTCACCGTCGGCACCCAGGCCATCCGGCTCGACACGCTGCGGTCGACCGATCCGCGCGAGCGGGCGACGCGCATCCTGCACGACAGCGGCGGCGGCACCGGAGGGATGCTGTCCGCGATTCCCCGCCTGGACCACCGGATGGCGATCGCCCCGGACCCCGCCGGTCCGGACGAGCACGGGCGGCTGCGAACCCTCTACCGCGACCAGCTGATCGTCCGCGCCGGCGCGCTCACGCCCGTCGCCTGGTACGCCTTCTGGCTGTTCTGGCAGTGGCGCGGCCTGCGCCTGCGGCAGCTGGCGCCCACCTGGGCCTACGATCCCGAAGTGCGGACTCCGGCAGACGCGGAGGCCGCGGGCGACACCACGAAACCGGAGGACAGATGACGAACGCCGAACCCCTCACCGGTGGAGACGTGCCCGGAGGAGACGTGCCCGGCGGACAGACCGGCGCCGTGACCCGTGCGGTCACGGCCGTGCAGACCGCGGACTGGCGGCGACGGGTGTTCGCCCTGTACGCGTCCGTCCGCCGGCTCGCCGGTCACGACCCGGCCGAGGCCCACGCGCACTGGGTGTCGTGCCGCAACGACCTGTTCTCGTCGCATCCCGCGTCGCCGCTGCTGCCCGAGGACCGCGAGGGCTTCACCGGGCTCCCGGTGACGCCGTACGACCCCGACTGGCGGTTCGAGCTGCCGATCCGCCCGGCCGCCGAGGCGACGCGGATGGACGTGGAGACCGGCACGGACGGCGTCGTCCCGTTCGAGCTGCTCGGGACGGTCCGCGTCCCGCTGGCGGGCACGCTGGACGTCTGGCGGCTGTCGTCGTACGGCGGCGGCCTGTTCGTCCCCGTCAAGGACGCCCTGGCCGGGCGCCCCGGAGGCACGTACGGCGGCGGGCGCTACCTGATCGACACCATCAAGGGCGCCGACCTGGGGCTCGACACGGATGAGGGCGAGGCCTCGCTGGTGCTCGACTTCAACTTCGCCTACAACCCGTCGTGCGCCTACGACCCCGCCTGGGCGTGCCCGCTCGCGCAGGCCGGCAACACCCTCCCCGTCGAGATCCCCGTCGGCGAGCGCTACCCCGGCACCTGACCCGCACCCCGCTCCCCGCTCCCCCGCACCCCCCACCGTCGAGTCCGCGAATTTTGTACGTTTTCGCGGGGCCCCGCGTGCAGTTTTTGCGGACTCGACGGTGGGGGTCAGCGCGCGACGAGGGTGAGGCGCTGGGTCGGGCGGGTCATCGCGACGTAGAGGGATGCGGCGCCGCGCGGCGACTCGGCGGCCAGCGCATCCGGGTCGGCCAGCACCACCGCGTCGAACTCGAGGCCCTTCGCCTCGTAGCCGGTGAGCACGGCGATCGGGCGGCTCAGGCCGGTCGCGCCGCGTCCCGCTGCGTCTCCGAAGCGCTCCTCCACCGCGGCGGCGACCTCCGGCAGGTCCGACGCGGTCGTGATCACCGCGAGCGTCCCGCCGTCGTCGATGCCGCGATCGTGCGCGACGGCACCGGCGACGGCCGCGGCGAGCGCCGCATCCCCGCGCTCCGCCGTGACGCGGCGGATCGGCCAGTCGCCCTCGCGGACGGCACGCGTCGGCGTGATCGGCAGGCCGGCGGAGGAGGCGATGCGCTCCGCCTCGCGGGTGATCTGCGCGGGCGTGCGGTAGTTGACCGTCAGCTCCTCCAGACGCCAGGCGTCCTTGAAGATCGGGTTCAGCGCGTCCTGCCAGCTCGTCGCTCCGGAGGCGGACGCGACCTGGGCGATGTCGCCGACGATCGTGAACGACTTCATCGGGCAGCGTCGCACGAGCACCCGCCACTGCATCGGCGACAGCTCCTGCGCCTCGTCCACGACGACGTGACCGTACGTCCAGCTGCGGTCGGCGGCGGCCCGCTCCGCCGTCGTCCCGCGGTCGGCCTGCTCGGCGAAGCCGTCGGCCAGCTGCTCGGCGCTCACCAGCCCCTGGACGCCCATGTTGCGGATGGCCGCCCGCGCGTTCTCCAGGTCGCGCTTGCGCTGGCGGTCGCGCTCCCGGTCGGCGGGGTCGGGGCGGCCCGGGAAGTCGCCCAGCAGCTCGGCGGCCTCGTCGAGCAGGGGGACGTCGGAGACGGTGAAGGGCTCGGTGCGGTCGCGGTGCAGCGCGTCCCTCTGCTGCTCCGTCCAGCGCGGCGCCAGCTCGGCGAGCCAGGCGGGACGGGCGTAGAGGTCCTGCAGCAGCTTCTGCGGCGTCAGCGGCAGCCATGCCGTGTTGAGGAGCACGCGCACGTCGTACGAGGTGCGCAGGTCTTCGCGCAGCACCTTCAGGTCGGCGTCGTCGATCGTCGAACCGGAGGCGCGCAGCTGCGCCGCCAGCTGATCGGTGAGCTCAGCGAGGGCGTGCTTGACGAACGTCACGCGCGCGACGTTGTGCGGCTTGCCGGTGCGCTGGGCCTTGGCGATGGCGCGCTGGATGAGGTCGGGCGCGACCACCAGACGCTCGTTGTCGACGACGATGGTCTGCTCGTCGGCCGGCGCCTTCTGCCGCGACTTCACGGCCCGCGAGAGCAGCCGGGCCATCTGGGCAGAGCCCTTCAGGATGGCGGCCTCCGGTGCATCCTCCGCGGTCGCCTCGACGCCCGGGAACAGCTCACCGAGCGTCGACAGGACGACGCCGGTCTCGCCGAGCGACGGCAGGACGGCCTCGATGTAGCGCAGGAACGCCGTCGACGGGCCGACGACCAGGACGCCGGAGGTGCTCAGCCGCTGACGGTTCGCGTACAGCAGGTAGGCCGCACGGTGCAGGGCCACCGCGGTCTTGCCGGTGCCGGGGCCGCCCTGCACGACCAGCGCGCCGCGGAGGTCGGAGCGGATGATGCGGTCCTGCTCGGCCTGGATGGTCGCGACGATGTCGTGCATCCGGCCGGTCCGCTGCGCGGTCAGCGCGGCGAGCAGTGCGCCCTCGCCCTGCACCTGCTCCCCAGCGCTGCCGCCGTCGAGCAGGGACTCGTCGAAGACCTCATCGTCGATGCGGGTCACCTGGCGGCCCGACATCGTCAGGTGCCGCCGCGCGCGCACGCCCATCGGCTCGCTCGCCGTCGCCTGGTAGAAGGCGCCGGCCTGCTGCGCGCGCCAGTCGACCAGGAGGGAGCGCTGGTCGTCGTCGCGCAGGCCGACGCGGCCGATGTAGCGGTGGTCGCAGCCGTCCACCGGCTCGTCCAGCAGCAGACGGCCGAACACCAGACGTGCGTCGACATCCCGCAGCTGGGTGAGCTGGTCCTCGTAGAGGCGCGCGAAGGCGTCGCGCTCGCTACGCGCCTGATGGTTGCTCCCCACGCTGTCGCGGCGCACGCGGGCCAGCCGCTCCTCCGTCTCGGAACGCAGCTCGTCCAGCCGCTGATACAGCCCAGCGACCACGGCGCGCTCGCGTTCGAGCTCCGATTCCAGCACGCCCATGGCCACCTCTCGTTTCCGGGCCGACAGTCTACGACCTCGGGATGAGAGTGCGCTCCCAGCACTCGTACGGCCGGATGCTCTATGGTGGAGGAAGCGGGCGACGAATCTGCCCGCGGCGTCGTAGAACGCTTCGCGTCGCGCCGGGCCAATGGCCCCGCCGCGCTTCTCTTCATACGGCGAACGATCGCGCCGCTCGGTGCGCTCGCCATTTCCCCGGTCCGCCCCTGCCGACCGGGTCGATGCCTGAAAGGCACATCCTTGACTCTCTCCTTCGCCGAACTCGGCGTACCCGCTCCGCTCGTCGCCGTCCTCACGGCCGACGGCAAGACGACCCCGTTCCCGATCCAGGCCGACACGCTTCCCGACGCCCTCGCGGGCAAGGACGTGCTGGGCCGCGGTAAGACCGGCTCCGGCAAGACCATCGCCTTCGCCCTGCCGCTCGTCGCGCGCCTCGGAACCGTCCTCGCCGGCGGTCGCCGCCGTCCCGGACGCCCGCTGGCCCTCGTGCTGGCGCCGACCCGCGAGCTCGCCACCCAGATCGCGACCGCCTTCCGTCCACTCGCCGACGCCTACGGGCTGCGCGTCTCGACCGTCTTCGGCGGCGTCTCGCAGAACAAGCAGGTCGCCGAGCTGAAGGCCGGCGTCGACATCCTCGTCGCCTGCCCCGGCCGCCTCGAAGACCTCATGAAGCAGGGATTCGTGAACCTCGACGCCGTCGAGATCACCGTGCTCGACGAAGCCGACCACATGGCCGACCTCGGCTTCCTGCCGGTCGTCACGCGCATCCTCACCGCAACGCCCGCCGACGGGCAGCGCCTGCTGTTCTCGGCCACGCTGGACAACGGCGTGGACAAGCTCGTCAAGCGCTTCCTGCACTCCCCCGTCCTGCACTCCGTCGACGACGCGAACAGCCCCGTCGAGGCGATGACCCACCACGTGCTGCAGGTGGAGACCCCGGAGGAGAAGAAGGACCTGGTGGAGGCGCTCGCCTCCGGCACCGGTCGCCGCATCCTCTTCACCCGCACCAAGCACCAGGCGAAGAAGCTCGCCAAGCAGCTCACCGCGTCCGGCATCCCGGCCGTCGACCTGCACGGCAACCTCGCCCAGGCCGCGCGCGACCGCAACC
Proteins encoded:
- a CDS encoding DUF1684 domain-containing protein, whose protein sequence is MTNAEPLTGGDVPGGDVPGGQTGAVTRAVTAVQTADWRRRVFALYASVRRLAGHDPAEAHAHWVSCRNDLFSSHPASPLLPEDREGFTGLPVTPYDPDWRFELPIRPAAEATRMDVETGTDGVVPFELLGTVRVPLAGTLDVWRLSSYGGGLFVPVKDALAGRPGGTYGGGRYLIDTIKGADLGLDTDEGEASLVLDFNFAYNPSCAYDPAWACPLAQAGNTLPVEIPVGERYPGT
- a CDS encoding HelD family protein, whose protein sequence is MGVLESELERERAVVAGLYQRLDELRSETEERLARVRRDSVGSNHQARSERDAFARLYEDQLTQLRDVDARLVFGRLLLDEPVDGCDHRYIGRVGLRDDDQRSLLVDWRAQQAGAFYQATASEPMGVRARRHLTMSGRQVTRIDDEVFDESLLDGGSAGEQVQGEGALLAALTAQRTGRMHDIVATIQAEQDRIIRSDLRGALVVQGGPGTGKTAVALHRAAYLLYANRQRLSTSGVLVVGPSTAFLRYIEAVLPSLGETGVVLSTLGELFPGVEATAEDAPEAAILKGSAQMARLLSRAVKSRQKAPADEQTIVVDNERLVVAPDLIQRAIAKAQRTGKPHNVARVTFVKHALAELTDQLAAQLRASGSTIDDADLKVLREDLRTSYDVRVLLNTAWLPLTPQKLLQDLYARPAWLAELAPRWTEQQRDALHRDRTEPFTVSDVPLLDEAAELLGDFPGRPDPADRERDRQRKRDLENARAAIRNMGVQGLVSAEQLADGFAEQADRGTTAERAAADRSWTYGHVVVDEAQELSPMQWRVLVRRCPMKSFTIVGDIAQVASASGATSWQDALNPIFKDAWRLEELTVNYRTPAQITREAERIASSAGLPITPTRAVREGDWPIRRVTAERGDAALAAAVAGAVAHDRGIDDGGTLAVITTASDLPEVAAAVEERFGDAAGRGATGLSRPIAVLTGYEAKGLEFDAVVLADPDALAAESPRGAASLYVAMTRPTQRLTLVAR
- a CDS encoding RNA polymerase sigma factor, yielding MTDGERRDETRRTVESVWRIESGRLIAGLARSTGDVGLAEELAQDALVAALEQWPVSGIPRNPGAWLTTVAKRRAVDGWRRRERLDDRYAAIAHDLEQELGSDDPARVAQEPIGDDLLRLVFVACHPVLPQAARVALTLKLLGGLSTEEIARAFLVPPATMAQRIVRAKRTLSAAGVPFEVPERAEFPERLASVLEVVYLIFNEGYSATAGDDWMRPDLCREALRLGRVLAELTPREPEVHGLVALMEFQASRLGARTADDGTPILLQDQDRARWDRLLIGRGVAALERSDALRLSRRPPVSRGPYALQAAIAACHATAPTPDATDWEEIVALYGALGELRPSAVVELNRAVALSMAYGPEAGLEVVDRLAIDGTLASYHLLPSVRADLLLRLGRRDEARQEFQRAAAMTGNARERELLLARADEA
- a CDS encoding YciI family protein, which codes for MRYVLMAQAEEGDGAEPAVRDRAALDRYEQELVRAGVLLAAEALEPVGTGVRIRFDGESPTPDRSPDAGTRVTALWTLQTAGEDEALEWARRLPLTSGSVEVRRVAGDAGR
- a CDS encoding DEAD/DEAH box helicase — its product is MTLSFAELGVPAPLVAVLTADGKTTPFPIQADTLPDALAGKDVLGRGKTGSGKTIAFALPLVARLGTVLAGGRRRPGRPLALVLAPTRELATQIATAFRPLADAYGLRVSTVFGGVSQNKQVAELKAGVDILVACPGRLEDLMKQGFVNLDAVEITVLDEADHMADLGFLPVVTRILTATPADGQRLLFSATLDNGVDKLVKRFLHSPVLHSVDDANSPVEAMTHHVLQVETPEEKKDLVEALASGTGRRILFTRTKHQAKKLAKQLTASGIPAVDLHGNLAQAARDRNLAAFGQGDVKVLVATDVAARGVHVDNVELVVHVDPPAEHKAYLHRSGRTARAGSAGDVVTVMLSAQAGDVKTLLRKAAIDATPQRVTATSTAVVSLVGDVAPRVAPSLHVPQSTGGGMSQGANAQRKRARRSGGQGAGTASGSGRGGQGGGSGRGGQGGGNGRGGQPAGNGSGRGAGNGSGSHGAAAGGGTAGGSRRRGGSQRPAGAQSAGASRSGGAPRATAGHGDTSVRRGNGSRRAQG